A stretch of Lactuca sativa cultivar Salinas chromosome 6, Lsat_Salinas_v11, whole genome shotgun sequence DNA encodes these proteins:
- the LOC111894087 gene encoding serine/threonine-protein kinase PCRK1, with product MVFHFRCFSFLYAQNARETTTVDVFHTANSRFVDASRMNQTVAPNLNISPTLRNFTLSELKTATKEFHASNKIGEGGFAIVYKGTVKSLQHRSFLIEVAVKQIKPGQLGYRTWLTEVNVGEINHDNLVKLIGFCNEDSQLLLVYEYMPKKSLDGHLAANSNTPLSWGRRLNIAKDAATGLEHLHKAKIVFRDFKPSNILLDNNWNAKLCDFGFARDGPQDGRTHVSTMVVGTKGYAAPEYVQTGRLTSKVDVWSYGIFLEELITGRPPITQNNPENSSQCLRLVCCYAGAEKSKLIVDPRLQGYSERSMQKVTLIAKKCLEKDPKMRPTMSEVLEMVTDAIASENQQVG from the exons ATGGTTTTCCATTTCCGATGTTTCTCTTTTTTGTATGCACAAAATGCACGAGAAACCACAACAGTTGATGTCTTTCATACTGCAAATTCCCGATTTGTTGATGCTTCACGAATGAATCAAACTGTTGCCCCGAATCTAAACATAAGCCCAACACTTCGGAATTTCACACTTTCCGAACTTAAAACAGCCACTAAAGAGTTTCACGCTTCTAACAAAATCGGTGAGGGTGGATTTGCGATTGTATATAAAGGCACAGTGAAAAGCTTACAACATCGGTCCTTTCTTATTGAGGTGGCTGTGAAGCAAATTAAACCAGGACAACTG GGATATAGAACATGGTTGACTGAAGTGAATGTTGGGGAAATTAACCATGATAACCTTGTGAAGCTAATTGGGTTTTGTAATGAAGATAGCCAGTTGCTTTTGGTGTATGAATATATGCCTAAAAAAAGCTTAGATGGTCATCTAGCAGCTAACTCAAATACACCTCTCTCATGGGGTAGGAGACTAAACATAGCTAAAGATGCCGCTACAGGTTTGGAGCACTTACATAAGGCAAAG ATAGTCTTTAGGGACTTTAAACCCTCAAATATTCTTTTAGACAACAATTGGAATGCGAAGCTTTGTGACTTTGGATTTGCTAGAGATGGCCCACAAGATGGACGTACCCATGTCTCAacaatg GTGGTAGGAACAAAAGGATATGCAGCTCCAGAATATGTTCAAACGGGTCGACTGACATCGAAGGTTGATGTATGGAGCTATGGTATCTTTCTTGAAGAGCTTATCACAGGTCGACCTCCAATTACCCAAAATAACCCTGAGAACAGTTCCCAATGCTTGAGGTTGGTATGTTGCTACGCAGGGGCAGAAAAGTCAAAACTAATAGTTGACCCGAGGCTCCAAGGGTATTCAGAGAGATCGATGCAGAAGGTGACTTTAATTGCTAAGAAATGTTTGGAGAAAGATCCGAAGATGAGGCCAACAATGAGTGAGGTTCTTGAAATGGTGACAGATGCTATTGCATCGGAGAATCAGCAGGTTGGCTGA